In Helianthus annuus cultivar XRQ/B chromosome 9, HanXRQr2.0-SUNRISE, whole genome shotgun sequence, the following are encoded in one genomic region:
- the LOC110876836 gene encoding uncharacterized mitochondrial protein AtMg00810-like, with protein sequence MHQPPGFKDSTKPNHVCRLRKSLYGLKQAPRAWYHRFAQFITSCGFTSTLSDTSLFVYKRGTEMAYLLLYVDDIILTASNDNLLRHIITSLSKEFAMMDLGSLHQFLGINVTRKQDGLFLSQEHYTHDIIARANMTNCKPCATPVDTSSKLSASSGPSISDSSLYRSLAGALQYLTFTRPDITYAVQQVCLFMHNPCEHHFQFLKRILRYLKGTSDQGLLIRPSKSCALTAYSDADWGGCPDSRRSTSGYCVFLGDNIVSWSSKRQATISRSSAEAEYRGVANAVAETSWLRNLLTELHVPTRKATIVYCDNISAVYLSENPVLHQRTKHVELDIVFVREKVRIGAVRVLHIPADYQYAHIFTKGLPRQLFYRFKSSLCIQSSSAQTEGVY encoded by the coding sequence ATGCATCAACCGCCTGGCTTTAAAGACTCCACTAAACCAAATCACGTGTGTAGGCTACGAAAGTCTCTTTATGGCCTCAAACAGGCTCCAAGGGCATGGTATCATCGTTTTGCTCAGTTTATAACATCGTGTGGTTTCACCAGTACTCTTAGTGATACCTCTTTATTCGTCTACAAACGTGGTACTGAAATGGCATATCTTCTGTTATATGTGGACGATATCATACTTACAGCTTCTAATGACAACTTGCTTCGTCACATCATTACTTCACTTTCCAAAGAATTTGCTATGATGGACCTAGGCTCTTTACATCAGTTTTTGGGAATCAATGTTACTCGTAAACAAGATGGCTTATTCCTTTCACAGGAACACTACACACATGACATCATTGCTCGAGCTAATATGACTAATTGTAAGCCTTGTGCAACCCCTGTGGATACGTCTTCCAAGTTAAGTGCTTCATCAGGTCCTTCTATTTCAGATAGTTCTTTATACCGCAGTCTAGCTGGTGCACTGCAATATCTCACTTTTACACGCCCTGACATAACCTACGCGGTCCAACAGGTTTGCCTTTTCATGCACAATCCTTGTGAACATCATTTTCAGTTTTTGAAGCGTATATTACGTTATTTAAAAGGCACGAGTGATCAAGGTTTGCTTATTCGTCCCTCCAAGTCTTGTGCACTTACTGCCTATTCAGATGCAGACTGGGGGGGTTGCCCGGACTCCAGGAGATCCACATCGGGCTATTGTGTTTTTCTTGGAGATAACATTGTCTCATGGTCCTCTAAGCGGCAAGCTACTATTTCTCGATCTAGTGCTGAAGCAGAATACCGCGGTGTAGCTAATGCCGTTGCTGAAACGAGTTGGTTGAGAAACTTATTGACTGAATTACATGTCCCAACTCGTAAAGCCACTATTGTTTACTGTGACAACATCTCAGCAGTGTACTTATCCGAGAACCCAGTACTGCACCAACGTACAAAACATGTGGAATTGGATATTGTTTTCGTACGCGAAAAGGTCAGAATTGGCGCAGTTCGGGTCCTACACATTCCTGCTGATTACCAGTATGCTCAtatttttacaaaagggttgccaCGTCAACTGTTTTATCGTTTCAAGTCCAGCCTGTGCATCCAGTCTTCTTCCGCTCAGACTGAGGGGGTGTATTAA